The proteins below are encoded in one region of Syntrophus gentianae:
- a CDS encoding response regulator, producing MKAIVADDSRLIRGIIEKTTALIGFEAVQAGNGQEAMNILEANASEIHLVLLDWNMPILSGLDVIKKMRRDDRFKKIPVLMISTESEDDRIQEALSAGAQGYLTKPFTAEKLLDAIHSVLDNH from the coding sequence ATGAAAGCGATCGTTGCAGATGATTCACGTTTAATACGCGGCATTATCGAAAAGACAACCGCGTTGATTGGTTTCGAGGCTGTTCAGGCTGGTAACGGTCAGGAAGCCATGAATATTCTGGAAGCCAACGCCAGCGAGATCCATTTGGTGCTCCTTGACTGGAATATGCCTATCTTGAGCGGCCTTGACGTTATAAAAAAAATGCGAAGGGATGATCGTTTTAAAAAGATTCCTGTGTTGATGATCTCAACGGAGTCTGAAGACGACAGAATCCAGGAAGCGCTCAGTGCCGGCGCTCAGGGTTATCTCACAAAGCCCTTTACTGCGGAGAAACTGTTGGATGCCATTCATTCTGTGCTGGATAATCATTAG
- a CDS encoding response regulator: protein MNILIVDDDNETVDLLESSVTFWGYSAGKANNGRQALKMLQQKPYDVVITDAQMPEMTGFELCKQVCFRYPHMYIIGITGCLEAKKFKEAGADVFFRKPFPLDELHAVLKNIPPPLQAGI, encoded by the coding sequence ATGAACATCCTGATCGTCGATGATGACAATGAAACAGTCGACCTGCTGGAATCGAGCGTTACTTTTTGGGGCTACTCCGCCGGCAAGGCGAACAACGGCAGGCAAGCGTTGAAAATGCTGCAACAAAAACCCTATGATGTTGTCATAACCGATGCTCAAATGCCTGAAATGACCGGCTTTGAATTGTGCAAACAGGTCTGTTTCCGATATCCTCACATGTACATTATCGGAATCACCGGCTGCCTGGAGGCGAAAAAGTTTAAAGAGGCAGGTGCGGATGTCTTTTTCAGAAAGCCCTTTCCCTTAGACGAGTTGCATGCCGTTCTAAAAAATATTCCGCCTCCTCTCCAGGCCGGCATCTGA
- a CDS encoding protein kinase domain-containing protein encodes MDLKNYILLVNRDKKFLNTVCKSLLEAGYPVLTATAMSSAMNLLSNNSVALIISDSELDDSNGYEFLEFLKNTPFLKKIPFVFFVPIHDQKSAGKAFGMGAADFIVYTPNGETPTVLIERIGEMLPATAVKARTSVMQNEGLHQSFTPRLEAVSATPVECRKSERIIPKQIVNLELSRDSILWLPGRVKNISKQGLLIETSLLGRLGMVLYIRVPLPSGTCVIESHIRHISINNHQLSAEIGVETEQSIDWIETYDYIVNLKENERKPTARKSPVVDEIPVEKKINADMIIRMNDNKPAPADPLFNNFGEPRSEKALEIKFYRSLVGKQLGNYKAVSFIGAGGMGGVFKGWDVVLERNVALKVISYNLSSIASYRDMFVKEARLVSRLTHPNIAQIYYIDQMDDVLYFAMELINGGTLADFIKDHNNLNTAKGLEHFITICRTLDFVSRQNIVHRDIKPANIMIDDNGMLKVVDFGVSIVNDGSGNKKRKPEGLVGSPLFASPDCIMGRPLDCRSDIYSLGATFYNVFAGAPPFDGECVEAILFKHLNEELVPLKKKNPILSSELSDIIGKMMAKNPDDRYQDYQSIIHDLNVLMH; translated from the coding sequence ATGGACCTTAAAAATTACATTCTTTTAGTCAACCGTGACAAGAAATTTCTGAACACGGTCTGCAAATCTCTGCTCGAGGCCGGATACCCCGTCCTTACGGCCACCGCCATGAGCAGCGCCATGAATCTGCTTTCCAACAATTCTGTGGCGCTCATTATCAGCGACAGCGAGCTGGATGATTCCAACGGATATGAATTCCTTGAGTTTCTCAAGAACACTCCCTTCCTGAAAAAGATCCCTTTTGTGTTTTTTGTGCCGATTCACGATCAAAAGAGCGCCGGTAAGGCATTCGGTATGGGAGCCGCCGATTTCATCGTCTATACCCCGAACGGTGAGACCCCAACGGTCCTGATCGAACGCATCGGCGAAATGCTTCCTGCAACGGCCGTCAAGGCAAGAACCTCGGTCATGCAGAATGAAGGGCTTCATCAATCTTTTACCCCACGCTTGGAGGCCGTCTCTGCGACGCCGGTCGAGTGCCGGAAAAGCGAAAGAATAATCCCCAAGCAGATAGTGAACCTTGAACTATCCCGCGATTCCATTCTCTGGCTGCCTGGCAGGGTAAAAAATATCAGCAAGCAGGGATTGCTGATCGAGACATCCCTGCTCGGACGACTCGGCATGGTTCTCTACATCCGGGTGCCGCTGCCTTCCGGAACATGCGTTATCGAAAGTCATATTCGGCATATCTCCATCAACAACCATCAGCTTTCGGCAGAGATCGGGGTAGAGACGGAACAGTCCATCGATTGGATCGAAACATACGATTACATTGTCAACCTGAAGGAAAACGAAAGGAAGCCCACTGCCAGAAAATCTCCTGTCGTCGATGAAATACCCGTGGAGAAAAAGATCAACGCCGATATGATCATCCGGATGAATGACAACAAGCCTGCCCCAGCCGATCCGCTTTTCAACAATTTCGGTGAACCTCGGAGCGAAAAGGCGCTGGAAATTAAATTCTATCGCAGTCTTGTCGGAAAACAGCTGGGAAATTACAAGGCGGTGTCCTTTATCGGCGCCGGAGGCATGGGAGGGGTTTTTAAAGGATGGGATGTTGTCCTTGAGCGCAATGTGGCCTTGAAGGTGATCTCTTACAATCTGTCTTCCATTGCGTCATACAGGGATATGTTTGTCAAGGAGGCGCGCCTGGTTTCCCGTCTGACACATCCCAACATCGCACAAATCTATTACATCGATCAGATGGACGATGTCCTCTACTTTGCCATGGAACTGATCAATGGCGGAACCCTGGCCGATTTCATCAAGGATCACAATAACCTCAATACCGCCAAGGGATTGGAACACTTCATCACCATCTGCCGGACACTCGATTTTGTCAGTCGACAGAACATCGTTCATCGCGATATCAAGCCCGCAAACATCATGATTGACGATAACGGCATGTTGAAGGTCGTGGATTTCGGCGTTTCCATTGTAAATGACGGCAGCGGCAACAAAAAAAGAAAACCCGAGGGTCTGGTCGGGTCACCCCTTTTCGCCTCTCCTGATTGCATTATGGGTCGGCCATTAGACTGCCGCAGCGATATCTATTCATTAGGGGCTACATTTTACAACGTTTTTGCAGGGGCGCCTCCCTTCGACGGAGAATGTGTTGAAGCCATCCTGTTTAAACACCTGAACGAGGAACTCGTCCCCCTGAAGAAGAAAAATCCCATCCTCTCCAGTGAGCTGTCGGATATTATCGGAAAAATGATGGCAAAGAATCCCGATGACAGATATCAGGACTACCAGTCCATCATTCATGACTTGAATGTCCTGATGCATTGA
- a CDS encoding chemotaxis protein CheX, translating to MKRILGIDCSPKVEKVVSGLLGENDEIQYEPFHDNIALNGYQMIILEMGKNQEHVVQQICKLRYACNFQNIPIILIHARKKDIPSQPYMIAGATEVLSLSDPLPAFKHIINGYLIPNREPLTEEFEYLDPFIKNTCHIMETMAGIEVEFKKVYFSNTIRIFGDVSGIMGLSGNAEGTLVVTFYWELAKTIVAKMMGMDAGAIDAELIHDGVSEIINMISGSTKKDFVGKPYHFEITLPSVVVGPGHQIGYLQNTSVAVLIFQVGDQSFALHVCINPKMTMP from the coding sequence ATGAAGAGAATACTTGGAATTGATTGCAGCCCAAAGGTCGAAAAAGTTGTTTCCGGGCTGTTGGGAGAAAATGACGAAATTCAATATGAGCCATTTCATGACAATATCGCCCTCAACGGCTACCAGATGATCATTCTGGAGATGGGCAAAAATCAGGAACACGTCGTACAGCAGATCTGCAAACTTCGCTATGCATGCAACTTTCAGAATATCCCCATCATTCTCATCCATGCCCGGAAAAAAGATATCCCGTCGCAGCCTTACATGATCGCCGGAGCAACGGAAGTGCTTTCTCTGTCAGATCCCTTGCCGGCCTTCAAACATATCATCAACGGCTACCTGATTCCCAATCGAGAGCCTCTTACAGAAGAATTTGAATATCTGGATCCCTTTATCAAAAATACCTGCCATATCATGGAGACCATGGCGGGAATAGAGGTGGAATTCAAGAAAGTCTACTTCTCAAACACCATCCGGATATTCGGTGACGTTTCCGGTATCATGGGGCTTTCCGGAAATGCAGAAGGAACGCTCGTGGTCACCTTTTATTGGGAGCTGGCAAAAACGATTGTTGCTAAAATGATGGGGATGGACGCGGGAGCAATCGACGCGGAATTGATTCATGACGGGGTCAGTGAAATCATCAACATGATCAGCGGTTCCACAAAAAAGGATTTTGTCGGTAAGCCCTATCATTTTGAAATCACACTGCCTTCGGTCGTCGTCGGCCCCGGCCACCAGATCGGCTATCTGCAGAACACCTCTGTCGCCGTACTGATCTTTCAAGTAGGCGATCAGTCTTTTGCCTTGCACGTCTGTATCAATCCGAAAATGACCATGCCCTGA
- a CDS encoding Crp/Fnr family transcriptional regulator yields MNRWENMIPTASSLEERAELLERCQWVPELSWRQIENLARYLQGAKTARGGTVIREGSRDAFMCIVVEGKVHIIKEDIEGKEKLLSVVSKGQTFGEMSLFDGEPRSASVRAAEDTTMLILTLANLQRLMEEAPILGAKILYKLGRLMSQRLRMTSGKLVDYI; encoded by the coding sequence ATGAACCGGTGGGAAAACATGATTCCAACAGCATCTTCACTTGAGGAACGGGCTGAATTACTGGAGCGATGTCAATGGGTTCCGGAATTGAGCTGGCGACAGATCGAGAATCTGGCCCGTTATCTCCAGGGGGCGAAAACGGCGAGGGGTGGTACGGTTATCCGTGAAGGTTCCCGGGACGCTTTCATGTGCATTGTTGTGGAAGGGAAGGTTCACATCATCAAGGAGGATATTGAAGGGAAGGAAAAGTTGCTTTCTGTTGTAAGCAAGGGGCAGACTTTCGGCGAGATGTCCCTGTTTGATGGGGAACCGCGCTCCGCTTCGGTCAGGGCTGCGGAAGATACGACCATGCTGATCCTGACCCTGGCGAATCTCCAGCGGCTGATGGAAGAGGCCCCCATCCTCGGAGCAAAAATCCTCTACAAGCTGGGCCGGTTGATGAGTCAGAGGCTGCGGATGACCAGCGGTAAACTGGTGGATTACATCTGA